AAAACCTTACATGATCAGAGCATGTTTCTGACAGTCCTTTTCTAGGTCGCTTATGTTAAGTACTTCAACTCTACCACCGAGGTCTAATTGCTTCATCTTGCAATCCATTGCATGTGCCTTGCGGTGTCTCGAGTACATTGTATTCTCAAGTACACTTTTGTATACAATTTTTATGCCTTTTTTCAATGTGCCTTTTATTTTTCTTTATCCTCCGCTAGCCCCTCATTTCTTCCCCTAGGTCGTCTCGCTCTGGTAGCGTAGACAGGCGATCTTGAGTTCCGCTCCCCCTATGATTGCAGCACGTTGGTTTCCGGACTCTCTTGGTCTTATTCCGATGGATAGTGGGACTGTGTTAAGGGCCTTGATTTGGTACCGTAGCAAGGACTGTGAATAATTTATGCGATCTTGCATGTATATAAAAAGGATTACTTGCTCGTAAACAACCGACCGAAAACACCACATAGGTCAGGAACGCCGACATTTTTGAAGTGGAGGCTGCCTGGTCCTGATCTTCGGTTTCTCCACTGAAGACTAGTCAGACGGACGGAGTCAGTTGCTAAACAACAGAATTTCGGGCAACAGCCTGTCTGCTCTGCTTCGTTGTTCTGCATAAATCTTCATTACCATTCAGGGGTTCCTTGCCCGCCCCAGCTCCCAATATTTCTCCTTTTCCGTCCAGCTAATCTTCCCAACATGCCTCACAGCCATCATTCTCATTCAGGACAATTCTGCCGACATGCCAAAGACAATCTCGAAGATGTTATTCTTGAAGCGATCCGACAAGGCTTCCAGTCATTTGGACTGAGTGAGCATGCTCCAAGATGGAGGCTCGAAGATCTTTTCCCAGAAGAAGTAAGTTCGCGATAGCGTACTGGGTGGGATAAACAGAGGGCTCACTGGTCTCGCATACAGGCCGATTTATGCCCCTCTGACCTCCTCTCGACTTATGAAGACTTTTTGAGGACCGCGTTGTTCCTGCGCTCAAAATACGACTCCCAAATTTCCTTGCTGGTTTCTTTAGAAACTGATTATATCACACCCCTTGATTCAGAAAAATTGACTTCATTTCTCGCCGAGCATACAGAGATCGACTACATCGTTGGCAGCGTCCACCACGTCAATGGTGTCTCCATCGATTTTGACCGGCCAACATGGCTGAGGGCTGTCAAACTTGCAAAGGAGGGTAGAATAGGTAAAACAATGAACCCTGGCCCTCCACCAACACTTGAGCTGGGCGATCCAGCTGATCCCGAGCTTATGACTACATATACCCCAGATCTCTTGTCTGTCCAACCTTTCTTTGAAGCGTATTTCGACGCTCAATACAATCTGATTGTGACGCATCAACCCGAAGTTCTAGGTCATATTGATCTGTGCTCCTTATGGATACCAAATATCAGCTTGATGCTGCAGGAACGTGTCTGGCGGAAGGTTATAAGGAATGTTAAGGCAGTAATTGCCTACGGAGGCTTATTTGAGGCGAATGCTGCAGCTATCAGGAAAGGTTGGGAGACAAGTTATCCAAGCAGGGACATACTCCAAGTGAGTATCGGCGTTGCCAATGAAGGCCTTTGAATGAAGTGACTAAACAATGTTTGAACACAGTTGATCCAAGAACTGGGGGGCAGAGTTTGTTTGTCTGATGATTCACATGGCGTTTCTTATGTGGGACTCAATTACCTTGCCATGAGAGACTATCTAAAGGACATGGGTCTTGAGCGTACATGGTATCTTATTCCATCGAGTCGCCGTCAGATTGGAGATTATAAGGTTGGTGAAAGGGGTCGGGTTGCAGCTAGGCCACTGGATAGGTGGTACGATCACCCGTTCTGGGCGAAACTAGAAGATGCTCAACGACGCAAATGAATAGGTGGATGGGCTAGAAAATGGGCAACCAGATGCATGTCAATTGAAATGTATAACCCAGATTGATGTCATTGCGCTATGGATACAGACCGCGCTAATTAATATCTATGCTTTACGTGCACATATTGAATACAAGTATGATATCCCAGCGCGCTTGTACTTCGCCACCAGGGGTTTTCAGAAAACCTCCTCGTCACTGGCTCTTTGACGGCCATGTTTTGCTATATATTTAAGAgcttcttttctttcgcTGCTAAACTCTTTTTCGAAATGCTGTTTTAGCTTCTCGATGTTGTTCATGGGTTCGTCGCATTTGAAGCAGGTCAGAGGGGTTTTCAGTAATGTTTGAGTAGCGGACAATGCCTAGAAGAAAGTTTCTTTTTTAATGCATCCATATTGTGTATCATGAGTCCAGACTCACTTCTACACGATCAAGGATGGTGCGGTCGTCCTGCAACCAGCGTTGCACTTCCATGATTGGAATAAAGAAACCAAGGTCAGGTCGGAAAGAGTTGTAGTGTTTTTTTGATTTCAGAGAAGGCGATATCCGATCTTCTGATATAACATGAAGGTGTATATGCCTGCCACGTTACCGTTCGTCAGTCCGTTATAAAAAACGACATCCATGTTGACCTACTTCATTGAAGGTATGGCATGGAATCCAACATCAATTCTCCATTCAAATCCTTCGGTTTTAAGCATTTCGTCTTTAATCATCTCCTCTACTTCGCGCGCAGTCTCCGCCATGGCTCTTATaacttcttctctctcGTCTGGCCCTGCTTTGAGAAGCAAGCTTTTTAAATCGTCTAATGTCTCAATCGAAACAATGGATTCATCAGAATCTGGATCTGAttgaggaggaaaaggatAACGTGGCAATACTAGGAAATGGTATTTTGCTTTCGGATAAGCGTCGAACACTACCATCGTATTGCtattgaagaagagcagcTTGGATGGTGGGAGGGAGGATTGAGGCTCGGAGAGTGTGGCATACTGCCGCAGGGCAAGGAGTGGGTGAGAGGCCATCTGGGATGATTCTGATGTTCGACGGCGGTGAAACGATTGTGCGCGATTTTTTCCCTTTTGAGGTGTTGGGTAGCTCCTAGATGACAGCGTGTTGTTTGAAAagagggaaggagagacAGGACGTCGTGGTGGGAGTTGTATGTTATTTGATGAAGAGTTCGACGATGATACAGGAGCGGATAGGCAGTTGCCCATCGTCCATGACATGTACAGGTGGGGAGGGTCTATAGGAGTGGGCGGCTGAGGTGGTTAGAAGGAGGCATGTTAGTTGGAGGACGTATCGTTGCAGATCCGGTAAGATACATTACATTTCCTGATGTCTGACGAGCCCATTGCCTGTGTCGTCGACCTCCACCTGCGTGctgttcttcttctggcTAAACCGGGCATCGTAATAGAGTTAACTGGTATATTTCCCTTGCCTTTCGTTTGCGAGCTTTTTCGGAATTTATTCGGAAATACCAGGGTGGATCCGCACACTTCGGGTTCCTGCCCGAACGAACATCTGATAATACGTATATATGTGACGGTGGGTATTCATATCAGTTCTGCTGCTGTGGCTTGTGACTATTTTCCATGGTTCATCGACGAGATAATTGACCAACATGTACCCACATATGGGTAACCAGAAGTTATACAAAGTTGTTAACAGCATGCGCTTAGAGCGCTGGGTCCTTCTTCACAATTCGCTACTACATACGTACTTATTAGCGAACATCATCCGTCTGACCATCGATGTACCAGGTTGTTGTCTATCACAACATTATCCTGCTGTTAATGTAGTCTTTTCTAGTACGCATGTTACCCACAATGTAGCCCGTTATTTATCTACCCCCACTTACTTTCTTTTAACTATTCGCCCACTTCTACTTATAAACTGCTTGTTCGTTCTTGATAGACCATCATGGTCCATCGTCCATAATAACAATACACCCTTGTTCCGACAAGGCCAAATTACTGTTATGGCCTCAAGTCGCTCCCGTCTGCTCGAAAAATGTCGTCTGAAACCCGCGGATTCTCGATGCTCCGTCAGCTATTGTATGTAAAGTCAGATGTCAGCGGACAAGCGGCAGACGGTAGCATTTTGGATTACTAATACAGGCGACAGAAATGGTAATCAAAATCTGCAGGACAAATCTGCAGACTGCATGCAGCTGGACAGCTTAACAGGCCAGCAAAACTGGAATACATTAAGGATGTTTAATTAGCTAACCCAAACGAGACTTACTGCATCCTTGT
This DNA window, taken from Cryptococcus gattii WM276 chromosome C, complete sequence, encodes the following:
- a CDS encoding Histidinol-phosphatase, putative (Similar to TIGR gene model, INSD accession AAW42452.1) — translated: MPHSHHSHSGQFCRHAKDNLEDVILEAIRQGFQSFGLSEHAPRWRLEDLFPEEADLCPSDLLSTYEDFLRTALFLRSKYDSQISLLVSLETDYITPLDSEKLTSFLAEHTEIDYIVGSVHHVNGVSIDFDRPTWLRAVKLAKEGRIGKTMNPGPPPTLELGDPADPELMTTYTPDLLSVQPFFEAYFDAQYNLIVTHQPEVLGHIDLCSLWIPNISLMLQERVWRKVIRNVKAVIAYGGLFEANAAAIRKGWETSYPSRDILQLIQELGGRVCLSDDSHGVSYVGLNYLAMRDYLKDMGLERTWYLIPSSRRQIGDYKVGERGRVAARPLDRWYDHPFWAKLEDAQRRK
- a CDS encoding DNA 5'-adenosine monophosphate hydrolase (Similar to TIGR gene model, INSD accession AAW42741.1), whose protein sequence is MASHPLLALRQYATLSEPQSSLPPSKLLFFNSNTMVVFDAYPKAKYHFLVLPRYPFPPQSDPDSDESIVSIETLDDLKSLLLKAGPDEREEVIRAMAETAREVEEMIKDEMLKTEGFEWRIDVGFHAIPSMKHIHLHVISEDRISPSLKSKKHYNSFRPDLGFFIPIMEVQRWLQDDRTILDRALSATQTLLKTPLTCFKCDEPMNNIEKLKQHFEKEFSSERKEALKYIAKHGRQRASDEEVF